From Lolium perenne isolate Kyuss_39 chromosome 5, Kyuss_2.0, whole genome shotgun sequence, a single genomic window includes:
- the LOC127299086 gene encoding probable polyamine transporter At3g19553, producing the protein MTGGGSGGIDAESPPRRRPLTVLPLIALIFYDVSGGPFGIEDSVRAGGGALLPLLGFLILPVLWSLPEALITAELASAFPTNAGYVAWVSAAFGPTAAFLVGFTKWASGTLDNALYPVLFLDYLRSGGLALPGPLRSLAVLALTAALTYLNYRGLHLVGLSALFLTAFSLSPFVALTALAIPKIRPSRWLAVNPKAIDTRGYFNSMFWNLNYWDKASTLAGEVDEPRKTFPKAVFGAVGLVVGAYLIPLLAGTGALPAETAAEWTDGFFSEVGQRIGGPWLRVWIQAAAAMSNMGLFEAEMSSDSFQLLGMAEMGMIPAIFARRSRHGTPTYSILCSAAGVVVLSFMSFQEIIEFLNFLYGLGMLAVFAAFVKLRFKDPDLPRPYRIPLGSKGAAAMCVPPVALIATVMCLATARTFVVSGAVAAAGVAMYFGLEHLKTTGWVEFLTPVPSDSFHGSSSSADDDNDVEDVRAVLLPADNVPAAEEEVPTGKAE; encoded by the exons ATGaccggcggcggcagcggaggGATCGATGCCGAATCCCCGCCACGGCGGCGCCCCCTGACGGTGCTCCCCCTAATCGCGCTCATCTTCTACGACGTCTCGGGCGGCCCGTTCGGCATCGAGGACTCGGTccgggccggcggcggcgcgctgctgcccctcctcggcttcctcatcCTCCCGGTCCTCTGGTCCCTGCCCGAGGCGCTCATCACCGCGGAGCTCGCCTCCGCGTTCCCCACCAACGCCGGCTACGTGGCGTGGGTCTCCGCCGCGTTCGGCCCCACGGCGGCCTTCCTCGTCGGCTTCACCAAGTGGGCGTCCGGCACCCTCGACAACGCGCTCTACCCGGTGCTCTTCCTCGACTACCTCCGCTCCGGCGGCCTCGCGCTGCCCGGCCCGCTCCGCTCGCTCGCCGTGCTCGCGCTCACCGCCGCGCTCACCTACCTCAACTACCGCGGCCTCCACCTCGTCGGCCTCTCCGCGCTCTTCCTCACCGCCTTCTCCCTCTCCCCGTTCGTCGCGCTCACCGCGCTCGCCATCCCCAAGATCCGCCCTTCCCGCTGGCTCGCGGTCAATCCGAAAGCCATTGACACGCGCGGCTACTTCAACTCCATGTTCTGGAACCTCAACTACTGGGACAAGGCCAGCACGCTCGCCGGCGAGGTCGACGAGCCCAGGAAGACGTTCCCCAAGGCGGTCTTCGGCGCCGTGGGGCTCGTCGTCGGCGCCTACCTCATCCCGCTCCTGGCCGGCACCGGCGCGCTGCCGGCGGAGACCGCGGCGGAGTGGACGGACGGCTTCTTCTCCGAGGTCGGGCAGCGGATCGGCGGGCCCTGGCTGCGCGTCTGGAtccaggccgccgccgccatgtcCAACATGGGGCTCTTCGAGGCCGAGATGAGCAGCGACTCCTTCCAGCTCCTCGGCATGGCCGAGATGGGCATGATCCCCGCCATCTTCGCCCGCAG GTCGCGGCACGGGACTCCGACGTACAGCATCCTGTGCTCGGCGGCGGGGGtggtggtgctctccttcatgagcttccaggAGATCATCGAGTTCCTCAACTTCCTGTACGGCCTCGGCATGCTGGCCGTGTTCGCGGCCTTCGTGAAGCTGCGGTTCAAGGACCCGGACCTGCCCCGCCCCTACCGGATCCCGCTCGGCTCCAAGGGGGCCGCCGCCATGTGCGTCCCGCCCGTGGCGCTCATCGCCACCGTCATGTGCCTGGCCACGGCCAGGACCTTCGTCGTCAGCGGCGCCGTGGCCGCCGCGGGCGTCGCCATGTACTTCGGCCTCGAGCACCTCAAGACCACCGGCTGGGTCGAGTTCCTGACGCCCGTGCCGTCCGACAGCTTCCACGGATCGTCGTCGTCGGCTGACGACGACAACGACGTTGAGGACGTCCGCGCCGTCCTTCTCCCTGCTGACAACGTTcccgccgccgaggaggaggtgCCCACCGGTAAGGCCGAGTAG
- the LOC127299087 gene encoding protein DETOXIFICATION 16-like encodes MDGKPGAAAVHEALLASPAAAAKDDGGEGLAAAEVKRLVRLGGPIVLSCILQNLVNMVSVMVVGHLGELPLAGASLAASLANVTGYSLLAGMATALDTLCGQAYGAGRYHRLGAYKQRAMVVLSLACVPIALIWANTTKILLFLGQDPAIAAEAGDYARWMIPSLAAYVPLQCHIRFLQAQGVVLPVTASSGATALFHPLVCWLLVYKAGMGSKGAALSNAVSYGVNLVILAMYVRLSSACKDTWSGFSREAFKELRQFTELAMPSAMMICLEWWSFEILVLLSGLLPNPQLETSVLSICLNTGALLYMVPLGLSSSISTRVSNELGAGQPQAAKLAMRVVMYMALSEGLVIALTMILLRNVWGHLYSDEQEVVTYISRMLPVLGISFFIDGLHSSLSGVLTGSGKQNIGAAVNLGAFYLLGIPMAVLLAFVFHLNGMGLWLGIVCGSFTKLALLVFIAWCIDWEKEAEKANDRVFSASFRLVA; translated from the exons ATGGACGGCAAGCCTGGCGCGGCCGCCGTCCACGAGGCGCTGCTCGCttcgccggcggcagcggcgaagGACGATGGAGGGGAAGGCCTCGCCGCGGCGGAGGTGAAGCGGCTCGTGCGGCTCGGCGGGCCGATCGTCCTGAGCTGCATCCTCCAGAACCTCGTCAACATGGTCTCCGTCATGGTCGTCGGCCACCTCGGCGAGCTGCCCCTCGCCGGCGCCTCCCTCGCCGCCTCCCTTGCCAACGTCACCGGTTACAGTCTCCTC GCCGGCATGGCGACGGCGCTGGACACGCTGTGCGGGCAGGCGTACGGCGCGGGGCGGTACCACCGCCTGGGCGCCTACAAGCAGCGCGCCATGGTGGTGCTCTCGCTCGCCTGCGTCCCCATCGCCCTCATCTGGGCCAACACCACCAAGATCCTACTTTTCCTCGGCCAGGACCCGGCCATCGCGGCGGAGGCCGGCGACTACGCGCGGTGGATGATCCCGTCCCTCGCCGCGTACGTGCCGCTGCAGTGCCACATCCGCTTCCTGCAGGCGCAGGGCGTCGTCCTGCCCGTGACCGCCAGCTCCGGCGCCACCGCGCTGTTCCACCCGCTCGTCTGCTGGCTGCTTGTCTACAAGGCCGGCATGGGGAGCAAGGGCGCCGCGCTCAGCAACGCCGTCTCCTACGGCGTCAACCTCGTCATACTGGCCATGTACGTCAGGCTGTCGAGCGCCTGTAAGGACACCTGGAGCGGCTTCTCCCGGGAGGCCTTCAAGGAGCTGCGCCAGTTCACCGAGCTCGCCATGCCCTCCGCCATGATGATCTG CTTGGAGTGGTGGTCGTTTGAAATCCTTGTGCTCCTCTCTGGACTCCTGCCAAATCCTCAGCTGGAGACATCGGTGTTGTCAATATG CCTCAACACAGGCGCTCTGCTCTACATGGTACCACTTGGCCTCTCTTCTTCCATAAG CACGCGCGTCTCGAACGAACTTGGTGCCGGGCAGCCTCAGGCAGCGAAACTAGCGATGCGGGTTGTCATGTACATGGCGTTATCCGAAGGACTGGTGATAGCCTTGACCATGATCTTGCTACGAAACGTCTGGGGGCACCTTTACAGCGACGAGCAGGAAGTGGTTACCTACATTTCCAGGATGCTGCCGGTCCTCGGGATATCTTTCTTCATTGATGGACTTCACAGCTCTCTTTCAG GCGTGCTTACGGGGAGCGGCAAGCAGAATATCGGCGCAGCCGTGAACCTCGGCGCGTTCTACCTACTGGGAATTCCGATGGCTGTGCTGCTTGCATTCGTCTTCCACCTGAATGGAATG GGTCTCTGGCTTGGCATCGTCTGCGGCAGCTTCACCAAATTGGCGCTGCTGGTATTTATCGCCTGGTGTATAGATTGGGAAAAGGAG GCAGAAAAGGCAAACGACAGGGTCTTCAGCGCATCTTTTCGCCTAGTAGCATGA
- the LOC127304605 gene encoding outer envelope pore protein 16-2, chloroplastic yields the protein MSRLDARTLKEEVASMDRRPLLDLGHPLLNRVTDSFIRAAGVGAARAVSKEAYFVTVEGLGGDNTGLDNVKRNTHFSSARGDDGQKSLDAVVKSAGKEAIQWGLAAGVYSGVTYGLREARGCHDWKNSAIAGALAGAAVALTGDTGHADHVVHFAITGAALSSAATMLSGIF from the exons ATGAGCAGGCTGGACGCGCGGACGCTCAAGGAGGAGGTGGCCAGCATGGACCGGCGCCCGCTCCTGGACCTCGGCCACCCGCTCCTCAACCGCGTCACCGACAGCTTCATCCGCGCCGCCGGGGTCGGCGCCGCCAGGGCCGTCTCCAAGGAGGCCTACTTCGTCACCGTCGAAGGGCTCGGGGGAGACAACACCGGGCTGGACAACGTCAAGAGGAACACCCATTTCTCCAGCGCCAGAG GGGATGATGGCCAGAAGTCGCTCGATGCGGTGGTGAAATCGGCCGGCAAGGAGGCCATTCAGTGGG GACTGGCGGCCGGAGTGTACTCTGGGGTGACGTACGGCCTGAGAGAGGCCAGGGGATGCCATGACTGG AAGAACAGCGCCATTGCAGGGGCGCTCGCCGGAGCGGCGGTGGCGCTCACCGGGGACACCGGGCATGCCGACCACGTCGTCCACTTCGCCATCACCGGAGCAGCGCTCTCAAGCGCGGCGACCATGCTCTCCGGCATATTCTGA